A region from the Sutcliffiella horikoshii genome encodes:
- a CDS encoding thiamine pyrophosphate-dependent dehydrogenase E1 component subunit alpha has protein sequence MAENRHQALGLTDENVLEMFETMLLARRIDERMWLLNRAGKIPFVISCQGQEAAQVGAAFALDREKDYVLPYYRDMGVVLTFGMTATELMLSGFAKAEDPNSGGRQMPGHFGQKKNRIVTGSSPVTTQVPHAVGVALGGRLEGKDLCTFVTFGEGSSNQGDFHEGANYAAVHKLPVIFMCENNKYAISVPYEKQVACEKISDRALGYGMPGITIDGNDPLEVYAAVKEAADRGRRGEGPTLVEAISYRLTPHSSDDDDRAYRERDEVAAAKANDPIISFAAYLKEVGVLTDEKEKEINDKIAKEVNEATEYAENAPYADAESAMKHVYAE, from the coding sequence ATGGCAGAAAATCGTCACCAAGCTCTAGGGCTTACAGATGAAAACGTATTAGAAATGTTTGAAACAATGTTACTAGCTCGCCGTATTGACGAGCGCATGTGGTTACTAAACCGCGCAGGGAAAATCCCATTCGTAATCTCTTGCCAAGGTCAAGAAGCAGCTCAAGTAGGAGCGGCATTCGCACTAGACCGTGAAAAAGACTACGTATTACCATACTACCGCGACATGGGTGTTGTTCTTACTTTTGGTATGACAGCAACTGAATTAATGCTTTCCGGTTTCGCAAAAGCGGAAGATCCAAACTCAGGCGGACGTCAAATGCCAGGTCACTTTGGTCAAAAGAAAAACCGCATCGTAACTGGTTCTTCCCCTGTAACAACACAAGTACCACACGCAGTTGGAGTGGCACTTGGTGGCCGTTTAGAAGGAAAAGACCTTTGTACCTTTGTAACATTTGGTGAAGGTTCATCCAACCAAGGGGACTTCCATGAAGGAGCTAACTATGCAGCAGTACACAAACTGCCAGTTATCTTCATGTGCGAAAACAACAAATATGCAATTTCTGTTCCTTACGAAAAGCAAGTGGCATGTGAGAAAATCTCAGACCGTGCACTAGGATATGGAATGCCTGGTATCACTATTGACGGAAACGACCCGCTTGAAGTGTATGCAGCGGTTAAAGAAGCAGCAGACCGCGGACGTCGTGGCGAAGGCCCTACACTTGTTGAGGCTATCTCCTACCGTTTGACACCTCACTCCAGTGATGACGATGATCGTGCATACCGTGAGCGTGACGAAGTGGCAGCAGCTAAAGCGAATGACCCAATCATCAGTTTTGCAGCCTACTTAAAAGAGGTTGGCGTTCTAACAGATGAAAAAGAAAAAGAAATTAACGATAAAATTGCAAAAGAAGTAAACGAAGCAACAGAATACGCAGAAAATGCTCCATATGCAGATGCTGAATCCGCAATGAAGCATGTCTACGCAGAGTAA
- a CDS encoding alpha-ketoacid dehydrogenase subunit beta gives MAVISYIDAVTMAIREEMERDSKVFVLGEDVGRKGGVFKATNGLYDQFGEDKVIDTPLAESAIAGVAIGAAMYGMRPIAEMQFADFIMPAVNQIISEAAKIRYRSNNDWTCPLVVRAPYGGGVHGALYHSQSVEAVFANQPGLKIVMPSTPYDVKGLLKAAIRDEDPVLFFEHKRAYRLIKGEVPTDDYVLPIGKADVKREGEDITVITYGLCVHFALQAAERLAQDGISAHILDLRTVYPLDKEAIMEAASKTGKVLLLTEDTKEGSIMSEVSAIIAENCLFDLDAPIMRLAGPDVPAMPYAPTMEKYFMVNPDKVEKAMRELAQY, from the coding sequence ATGGCAGTTATTTCTTATATAGATGCAGTTACAATGGCCATCCGTGAAGAGATGGAACGTGATTCTAAAGTATTTGTACTTGGGGAAGACGTAGGAAGAAAAGGTGGAGTATTCAAAGCGACTAACGGCCTTTACGATCAATTTGGTGAAGATAAAGTTATCGACACTCCTCTTGCAGAATCAGCAATCGCTGGTGTCGCAATCGGTGCAGCAATGTACGGAATGCGTCCAATTGCAGAAATGCAGTTCGCGGATTTCATCATGCCTGCAGTCAACCAAATTATTTCGGAAGCGGCTAAAATTCGTTACCGTTCCAACAACGACTGGACTTGTCCACTAGTTGTACGCGCTCCATACGGCGGAGGAGTTCACGGTGCACTTTACCACTCTCAATCTGTAGAAGCAGTATTTGCAAACCAACCTGGTCTTAAAATTGTTATGCCTTCTACTCCGTATGATGTAAAAGGATTATTGAAAGCGGCAATTCGCGATGAAGATCCAGTTCTATTCTTCGAGCACAAACGTGCATACCGTCTAATCAAAGGTGAAGTACCAACTGATGATTACGTACTTCCAATCGGTAAAGCAGACGTAAAACGCGAAGGAGAAGACATCACGGTTATCACTTACGGTCTATGCGTACATTTTGCACTGCAAGCAGCAGAGCGTCTTGCACAAGACGGAATTTCCGCACACATTCTGGATTTACGTACGGTTTACCCGCTTGATAAGGAAGCAATTATGGAAGCCGCTTCTAAAACAGGAAAAGTGCTTCTACTTACAGAAGATACAAAAGAAGGAAGCATCATGAGTGAAGTATCTGCAATCATTGCTGAGAACTGCTTATTCGATCTTGATGCACCAATCATGCGCCTTGCTGGACCAGACGTACCTGCAATGCCATATGCACCAACGATGGAAAAATACTTCATGGTTAACCCGGACAAAGTAGAAAAAGCGATGCGTGAGCTAGCTCAATACTAA